In the Euphorbia lathyris chromosome 5, ddEupLath1.1, whole genome shotgun sequence genome, one interval contains:
- the LOC136230212 gene encoding uncharacterized protein, translated as MNRSTRLVTRLNSPELHRLFAGTIGFGSFHPQKTLTCIHIQFSSPRFSQIGSFASDSVNHLRHELNPPAMDPYHPESSDPPPVSEEFVHIENPNPNLEPLSESIVDVAAELREEPGEVAVSGGEPDRRELPEELSRSVVVLTCESTVEGGSCDVYLIGTAHVSQESCKEVQAVIHFLKPQVVFLELCSSRVAVLTPQNLKVPTMGDMIESWKKKHNLFGILYSWFLAKVAEKLEVFPGSEFRVAFEEARAYGGKVILGDRPVQITLRRTWARMPLWHKIKLFYSLLFQAVFLPSPEDLNKMLKEMDDVDMLTLVIQEMSKEFPTMMETLVHERDQYMSSTLLKVASEHSSVVAVVGKGHLQGIKKHWKQPVELREILEMPSQKTGVSVVKVLTSLGVAVAGVAIVSGIYFTCKK; from the exons ATGAATCGATCGACTCGCCTTGTCACCCGATTAAATTCGCCCGAGTTACATCGGTTATTTGCTGGCACCATCGGATTTGGTTCCTTCCACCCTCAAAAGACCCTCACCTGCATCCACATTCAGTTCTCATCACCAAGATTCTCCCAAATCGGCTCATTTGCAAGCGATTCCGTCAATCACCTTAGGCACGAGCTTAACCCACCGGCCATGGACCCGTATCATCCGGAATCATCGGACCCGCCTCCTGTTTCCGAAGAATTTGTTCACATCGAAAACCCTAATCCGAATTTGGAACCTTTAAGTGAGAGCATTGTTGATGTCGCTGCTGAGCTGAGAGAGGAACCCGGGGAAGTTGCAGTGAGTGGTGGTGAGCCGGACAGGAGGGAGCTGCCGGAGGAACTTTCTAGAAGCGTGGTGGTTCTGACGTGCGAGTCAACTGTTGAGGGTGGGTCGTGCGACGTGTATTTGATTGGCACCGCTCATGTTTCGCAG GAATCATGTAAAGAAGTTCAAGCTGTAATACACTTCTTGAAACCTCAG GTTGTCTTTCTTGAGTTATGTTCTAGTCGGGTGGCTGTGCTTACTCCTCAAAATTTAAAG GTGCCGACTATGGGAGACATGATTGAGAGTTGGAAGAAGAAACATAACCTGTTTGGAATACTTTATAGCTGGTTCCTTGCCAAG GTTGCTGAGAAGCTTGAGGTTTTTCCTGGTTCTGAATTTCGTGTGGCTTTTGAAGAAGCAAGAGCATATGGTGGCAAAGTTATCCTTGGTgatcggcctgtacaa ATTACATTACGGAGGACATGGGCGAGAATGCCTCTTTGGCATAAGATAAAGTTATTCTACTCTCTACTTTTTCAAGCGGTTTTTCTACCAAGCCCCGAGGACCTTAACAAAATG CTAAAGGAAATGGATGATGTTGACATGTTGACTCTTGTGATTCAAGAGATGAGTAAGGAGTTCCCCACTATGATGGAGACCCTTGTGCATGAGCGAGACCA GTACATGTCTTCCACACTACTGAAAGTTGCTAGTGAACATAGTTCAGTGGTTGCAGTCGTTGGGAAGGGGCATTTGCAGGGAATTAAGAAGCACTGGAAACAGCCTGTTGAG CTGAGGGAGATTCTGGAAATGCCATCGCAGAAAACTGGTGTTTCAGTCGTCAAGGTTCTTACGTCACTTGGTGTTGCTGTGGCTGGCGTGGCAATTGTCTCCGGCATTTATTTTACATGCAAGAAATAG